In Streptomyces chartreusis, the following proteins share a genomic window:
- a CDS encoding IclR family transcriptional regulator, with amino-acid sequence MTDSSSASRGHGLRRDIDLLEALASDEAQNAGGLGVVRLAQLVGREKTQVSRALKALAAEGIVERDPDTLEYRLGWRLFSLVARTSESRLVRVAEPVMHTLSADLEETSHLCVLSDREVLTLLSVSGHSFRVHGWEGRGVPAWRLSAGRVLLADATPDELYVRFGTTGEMPVQDLWTLIQDARRQGYARVSEEFEEGLVGVSAPVRDFRGRVVAAINISAPKARLGERLDEAGRTTARAAARVSSLLGWEPRRTPLLRARLT; translated from the coding sequence GTGACCGACTCCTCCTCGGCCTCCCGCGGACACGGCCTGCGCCGTGACATAGACCTGCTGGAGGCGCTCGCCTCCGACGAGGCGCAGAACGCCGGCGGCCTCGGCGTCGTACGCCTCGCACAGCTGGTCGGCCGCGAGAAGACCCAGGTCTCCCGGGCCCTGAAGGCCCTCGCCGCCGAGGGCATCGTGGAGCGCGACCCCGACACCCTGGAGTACCGCCTGGGCTGGCGGCTGTTCTCCCTGGTGGCCCGCACCTCCGAGAGCCGTCTGGTGCGCGTGGCCGAACCCGTCATGCACACCCTGTCCGCGGATCTGGAGGAGACCAGCCACCTGTGCGTCCTCAGCGACCGCGAGGTCCTCACCCTGCTGTCGGTCTCCGGGCACTCCTTCCGCGTCCACGGCTGGGAGGGACGCGGTGTGCCCGCCTGGCGGCTGTCCGCGGGGCGCGTCCTGCTGGCCGACGCCACGCCCGACGAGCTGTACGTCCGCTTCGGCACGACCGGTGAGATGCCCGTGCAGGACCTGTGGACCCTCATCCAGGACGCCCGGCGGCAGGGCTACGCCCGTGTCAGCGAGGAGTTCGAGGAGGGCCTGGTCGGCGTGTCCGCCCCGGTGCGCGACTTCCGGGGCCGGGTCGTCGCGGCCATCAACATCTCCGCCCCCAAGGCCCGGCTCGGCGAGCGTCTCGACGAGGCGGGCCGTACGACGGCCCGGGCGGCGGCAAGGGTGTCGTCGCTGCTGGGCTGGGAGCCCCGGCGCACTCCGTTGCTGCGGGCCCGGCTCACCTGA
- the fae gene encoding formaldehyde-activating enzyme: MPSPFAPTALIGESFVGEGADAAHTNIVIGRKGGPVETAWATALATPSAGHVPFMTVVRPSVPVKPLTLFVAKAAAEGELHQRATWGAAQAGLAQGVADAVDDGLIPAEEADDLLIIAAVWVNPAVGDLDASFRNQRAAAYGALRAAVTGTPTVFDVQAAAKEGPANPFYTPTAEVLAR, translated from the coding sequence ATGCCTTCGCCCTTTGCCCCGACCGCGCTCATCGGCGAGTCCTTCGTCGGTGAGGGCGCCGACGCCGCGCACACGAACATCGTGATCGGACGCAAGGGCGGCCCCGTCGAGACCGCCTGGGCGACGGCGCTGGCCACCCCTAGCGCCGGGCACGTGCCGTTCATGACGGTCGTGCGGCCGTCCGTGCCGGTGAAGCCGCTGACCCTGTTCGTGGCCAAGGCCGCCGCGGAGGGCGAGCTGCACCAGCGGGCCACCTGGGGTGCCGCGCAGGCCGGCCTCGCGCAGGGGGTCGCGGACGCGGTCGACGACGGGCTGATCCCGGCCGAGGAGGCCGACGACCTGCTGATCATCGCCGCGGTGTGGGTCAACCCGGCGGTCGGCGACCTGGACGCCTCCTTCCGCAACCAGCGCGCCGCCGCGTACGGCGCTCTGCGGGCCGCCGTGACCGGCACGCCCACCGTCTTCGACGTACAGGCCGCCGCCAAGGAGGGCCCGGCCAACCCCTTCTACACGCCGACCGCCGAGGTGCTCGCCCGATGA
- a CDS encoding mandelate racemase/muconate lactonizing enzyme family protein, with translation MKITDITLDRLRLELDPPFRAAWDPEPRRTFDATIVRVHTDEGVTGIGSGDLMDGFETYKHLFVGEDPLDITRHVRAIETANFHGAHYWPLEAALWDVIGKVHGRPVSELFGNAAKKLPAYASSGELKSPEERVATALKVREAGFRALKIRIDRNRVDEGVAAVRAVREELGADFEIMVDLNQSWRMAGDTANASDLAKTRRTIARLAELDVFWVEEPLPYADLSGFKRLRAENPGVRIAAGEMHHSPTELLRYLEEDALDIYQMDVVLAIGMQRARTLAELAHLKHRQFTPHSWTNGIGVLANLHVAAGVGGGPFFEFPYDPPGWTPERRDFMLAEPVRVNAEGDLEIPDRPGLGVELDEDAIDRWRIK, from the coding sequence ATGAAGATCACCGACATCACCCTTGACCGGCTGCGCCTGGAGCTGGACCCCCCGTTCCGCGCCGCCTGGGACCCGGAGCCGCGCCGTACCTTCGACGCGACGATCGTGCGCGTCCACACCGACGAGGGCGTCACCGGCATCGGCTCCGGCGACCTCATGGACGGCTTCGAGACGTACAAGCACCTGTTCGTCGGCGAGGACCCCCTCGACATCACCCGGCACGTCAGGGCCATCGAGACCGCCAACTTCCACGGCGCCCACTACTGGCCGCTGGAGGCAGCGCTGTGGGACGTCATCGGCAAGGTGCACGGCCGCCCGGTGTCGGAGCTGTTCGGCAACGCGGCGAAGAAGCTGCCCGCGTACGCCTCCTCGGGCGAGCTCAAGTCCCCCGAGGAACGGGTCGCCACCGCGCTGAAGGTGCGCGAGGCCGGTTTCCGGGCGCTGAAGATCCGGATCGACCGCAATCGTGTCGACGAGGGCGTCGCCGCGGTGCGTGCCGTGCGCGAGGAGCTCGGCGCCGACTTCGAGATCATGGTCGATCTCAACCAGTCCTGGCGGATGGCGGGCGACACGGCGAACGCGTCCGACCTCGCCAAGACCCGCAGGACCATCGCCCGCCTCGCCGAGCTCGACGTGTTCTGGGTCGAGGAGCCGCTGCCGTACGCCGATCTTTCCGGCTTCAAGCGGCTGCGCGCCGAGAACCCCGGGGTGCGGATCGCCGCGGGCGAGATGCACCACTCCCCCACTGAGCTGCTGCGCTACCTCGAGGAGGACGCGCTCGACATCTACCAGATGGACGTGGTGCTGGCGATCGGCATGCAGCGCGCCCGCACCCTGGCCGAGCTCGCCCACCTCAAGCACCGCCAGTTCACCCCGCACAGCTGGACCAACGGCATCGGGGTGCTCGCCAACCTGCACGTCGCGGCCGGCGTCGGCGGCGGCCCCTTCTTCGAGTTCCCCTACGACCCGCCCGGCTGGACCCCCGAGCGCCGCGACTTCATGCTCGCCGAGCCGGTCCGCGTGAACGCCGAGGGCGACCTGGAGATCCCGGACAGGCCCGGCCTCGGCGTCGAGCTGGACGAGGACGCGATCGACCGCTGGAGGATCAAGTGA
- a CDS encoding aldehyde dehydrogenase, which yields MTYTIEELLARSHDEWLAAAAKLSFETRLFIDGAFTDAASGDSFTSVSPRDGAVLAEVQAAGAEDVDRAVRSARTAFEDGRWRDLAPKERKRILLRWAGLIRANAEELALLDTLEMGKPITESVRIDVDKAAETIAWYAETLDKTYDEVAPTPGDALALITREPLGVIGAVVPWNYALLIASWKLGPALATGNSVVLKPAEQTSLAALRLAALATESGLPDGVLNVVPGRGEVAGQSLGRHPEVDKIAFTGSAEVARLFQVYAGESNGKQVAVEAGGKSPQLVLADADVEAAASAVAWGIFYNAGQTCNAGSRVVVHAAVREQLLDAVRRITAETFRVGDPLDPATVMGPIVDEGQLAKILGYIERGRQDGARVLLGGGRTLTESGGTFVEPTVLDGVDNASVVGQEEIFGPVLAVVSYDGDVDEGVRLANQSDFGLVASVWTRDVKVAHRTARRLRAGTVWINTFDASDVITPFGGFKATGAGRDKSLHALDAYTALKTTWIDLS from the coding sequence GTGACTTACACCATCGAGGAGTTGCTGGCCCGCTCCCACGACGAGTGGCTGGCCGCGGCGGCCAAGCTGTCCTTCGAGACACGCCTGTTCATCGACGGCGCCTTCACCGACGCGGCCTCCGGCGACAGCTTCACGAGTGTCTCGCCACGCGACGGCGCGGTCCTGGCCGAAGTACAGGCGGCAGGTGCCGAGGACGTCGACCGCGCGGTGCGGTCCGCGCGCACCGCGTTCGAGGACGGCCGCTGGCGCGACCTGGCGCCCAAGGAGCGCAAGCGGATCCTGCTGCGCTGGGCCGGGCTGATCCGGGCGAACGCCGAGGAACTGGCCCTGCTCGACACGCTGGAGATGGGCAAGCCCATCACCGAGTCGGTGCGCATCGACGTGGACAAGGCCGCCGAGACCATCGCCTGGTACGCCGAGACCCTGGACAAGACCTACGACGAGGTGGCCCCGACCCCGGGCGACGCGCTGGCGCTGATCACCCGGGAGCCGCTGGGCGTCATCGGCGCGGTCGTGCCGTGGAACTACGCCCTGCTGATCGCCAGTTGGAAGCTGGGCCCGGCGCTCGCCACCGGCAACAGCGTCGTCCTCAAGCCGGCCGAGCAGACCTCGCTCGCCGCGCTCCGCCTGGCCGCGCTGGCCACCGAGTCGGGGCTGCCGGACGGCGTGCTCAACGTGGTCCCCGGGCGGGGCGAGGTCGCGGGCCAGTCCCTCGGCAGGCACCCCGAGGTCGACAAGATCGCCTTCACCGGCTCGGCGGAGGTGGCCCGGCTCTTCCAGGTGTACGCGGGCGAGTCCAACGGCAAGCAGGTCGCCGTGGAGGCGGGCGGCAAGTCGCCGCAGCTGGTGCTGGCCGACGCCGATGTCGAGGCCGCCGCGTCCGCCGTGGCGTGGGGCATCTTCTACAACGCGGGGCAGACCTGCAACGCGGGCTCGCGCGTCGTCGTCCACGCGGCGGTGAGGGAGCAACTCCTGGACGCCGTACGGCGGATCACCGCCGAGACCTTCCGTGTCGGTGACCCGCTCGACCCGGCCACCGTGATGGGTCCGATCGTGGACGAGGGCCAACTCGCCAAGATCCTGGGCTACATCGAGCGCGGCAGGCAGGACGGGGCGCGCGTCCTGCTGGGCGGCGGGCGCACGCTCACCGAATCCGGCGGCACCTTCGTCGAACCTACGGTGCTGGACGGCGTGGACAACGCGTCCGTCGTCGGCCAGGAGGAGATCTTCGGCCCGGTGCTGGCGGTCGTGTCGTACGACGGCGACGTCGACGAAGGCGTACGGCTGGCGAACCAGAGCGACTTCGGCCTCGTCGCCTCCGTCTGGACCCGGGACGTGAAGGTCGCCCACCGCACGGCCAGGCGGCTGCGAGCGGGCACGGTGTGGATCAACACGTTCGATGCCAGCGACGTCATCACCCCCTTCGGCGGCTTCAAGGCCACCGGCGCGGGCCGCGACAAGTCCCTGCACGCGCTCGACGCGTACACGGCACTCAAGACCACCTGGATCGACCTGTCCTGA
- a CDS encoding NAD(P)-dependent oxidoreductase, producing the protein MRIGFIGLGNMGSHMARHLIHAGHLVTVHDSRQEAAVEHLALGARWADTPAACATDAELLITMLPNPRIVEEVLLRGGAAEALPEGALWIDMSTSTPAAADRIAAEVLDRRGVRRLDAPVSGMAHGAEAGRLQIFVGGAGDDFRMCLPVLETLGDPDKVLHVGPLGAGYTVKLMINLLWFTHLVATSEVLAMGTKAGVDLGVLRSSLLASPAASHFLEHDVLSVLVEGDYDDSFAMALACKDLGLAVDLGRDVGVSTELSALVEQIFRRSRAQHGDLAGEMSPVRLYESLAGREFRLPHPEEALIGTA; encoded by the coding sequence ATGAGGATCGGTTTCATCGGCCTGGGCAACATGGGAAGCCACATGGCCCGCCATCTGATCCACGCGGGACACCTGGTCACCGTGCACGACTCCCGGCAGGAGGCCGCCGTAGAGCATCTGGCGCTCGGCGCCCGCTGGGCCGACACCCCGGCGGCGTGCGCGACCGACGCCGAACTGCTGATCACGATGCTGCCGAACCCGCGCATCGTCGAGGAGGTGCTGCTGCGCGGCGGCGCCGCCGAGGCTCTGCCCGAGGGCGCCCTGTGGATCGACATGTCGACGTCCACTCCGGCCGCCGCGGACCGGATCGCCGCCGAGGTGCTGGACCGGCGTGGAGTACGCCGGCTCGACGCGCCCGTCAGCGGCATGGCGCACGGTGCCGAGGCGGGCCGGCTGCAGATATTCGTCGGCGGGGCCGGGGACGACTTCCGGATGTGCCTGCCCGTCCTGGAGACCCTGGGCGACCCCGACAAGGTCCTGCACGTGGGCCCGCTCGGCGCCGGCTACACGGTCAAGCTGATGATCAACCTGCTGTGGTTCACCCACCTCGTCGCCACGTCCGAGGTGCTGGCCATGGGCACGAAGGCGGGCGTCGACCTGGGCGTCCTGCGCAGCTCGCTGCTCGCCAGCCCGGCCGCCTCGCACTTCCTGGAGCACGACGTACTGTCCGTGCTGGTCGAGGGCGACTATGACGACTCCTTCGCGATGGCCCTGGCCTGCAAGGACCTCGGACTCGCCGTCGACCTGGGCCGCGATGTGGGTGTGTCCACCGAACTGTCCGCCCTCGTGGAGCAGATCTTCCGCCGCTCCAGGGCCCAGCACGGCGACCTGGCCGGGGAGATGAGCCCGGTCCGCCTGTACGAGTCCCTGGCCGGCCGGGAGTTCCGCCTCCCACACCCGGAGGAGGCGCTGATCGGCACCGCCTGA
- a CDS encoding iron-containing alcohol dehydrogenase family protein, with product MGESLTNQLAIDPTCRIEFGPGRLTHLPELVSSLGMDRAFVVTDRGLRAAGIVDQVLKVLDAAGVEHGVYDEVGANPSTGNVDEGAARARAFGPAVVVALGGGSVLDAAKGISLLVGNAGAAAADADALWEALDGLPLIAIPTTSGTGAETNGFGVIEDTAACRKVYLGHPSVKPRIALLDPELTLGLPARITAATGIDALVHGIESLASRGANPVSVAYATQAVAMVGRWLPVAHRDGSDLQARAQLMLGAHLAGQALTISGLGLVHGIGHALTAHTGTPHGIALAAVLEEVLEFSAPNAQEAYEQTARALRLDPPADGDWARAAIDAVREISGELDIKRPLRELGVRPDLLPPIASGALADAVTRNAPRQPTEQDILGILESAF from the coding sequence ATGGGCGAGTCACTCACCAACCAGCTGGCCATCGATCCCACCTGCCGTATCGAGTTCGGCCCGGGCCGCCTCACCCATCTCCCGGAGCTGGTCTCCTCCCTCGGCATGGACCGCGCGTTCGTGGTCACCGACCGCGGTCTGCGGGCCGCCGGCATCGTCGACCAGGTGCTGAAGGTCCTGGACGCGGCGGGCGTGGAGCACGGGGTGTACGACGAGGTGGGCGCCAACCCGTCCACGGGCAACGTCGACGAGGGCGCCGCCCGGGCGCGTGCGTTCGGCCCGGCGGTCGTCGTGGCCCTGGGCGGCGGCTCGGTCCTTGACGCGGCGAAGGGCATCTCGCTGCTGGTCGGCAACGCGGGCGCGGCGGCGGCCGACGCGGACGCGCTGTGGGAGGCGCTCGACGGCCTGCCGCTGATCGCGATCCCCACCACCTCGGGGACGGGTGCGGAGACCAACGGCTTCGGCGTCATCGAGGACACCGCCGCCTGCCGCAAGGTGTACCTCGGCCACCCCTCGGTCAAGCCGAGGATCGCCCTCCTGGACCCGGAGCTCACGCTCGGCCTGCCGGCCCGGATCACGGCCGCCACCGGCATCGACGCCCTGGTGCACGGCATCGAGTCCCTGGCCTCGCGCGGCGCCAACCCTGTCTCGGTGGCGTACGCGACGCAGGCGGTGGCCATGGTCGGGCGCTGGCTGCCGGTCGCCCACCGCGACGGCTCGGACCTTCAGGCCCGTGCGCAACTGATGCTCGGCGCCCACTTGGCGGGCCAGGCCCTGACCATCTCCGGCCTGGGCCTGGTCCACGGCATCGGCCACGCCCTCACTGCCCACACCGGCACCCCGCACGGCATCGCGCTCGCCGCCGTCCTGGAGGAGGTCCTGGAGTTCAGCGCCCCGAACGCGCAGGAGGCCTACGAGCAGACGGCCCGCGCGCTGCGCCTGGACCCGCCCGCCGACGGCGACTGGGCCCGCGCGGCGATCGACGCGGTCCGTGAGATCTCCGGCGAACTCGACATCAAACGGCCCCTGCGTGAACTCGGCGTCCGCCCGGACCTGTTGCCCCCGATCGCCTCAGGCGCCCTCGCGGACGCCGTGACCCGCAACGCACCCCGCCAACCCACCGAACAGGACATCCTCGGCATCCTCGAATCGGCCTTCTAG